CAACGGCGTGTGATCGAGGGCGCGGGGCGGCTGGACGATCTCCACCACCTGCTCGAACGGCAGGTCCTGATGCTCCTGCGCGGCGAGCGCCGTGCGCCGCGTCCGCTCCAGCAGATCCGACACGCTCGGCTCACCGGACAGATCGATGCGAACCGCCAGGGTGTTGACGAAGAAGCCGATCAGCTCCTCGACCTCGCGCCGGCCGCGATTGGCGCTCGGCACGCCGATGACAAGGTCGTCCTGCCCGGACAGGCGCGACAGCACCGCCGCCCAGGCCGCCAATATCGTCATGAACAAGGTCGTGCCATGCTGCCGGCTCAGCCGCTTCAGCCCGCGCGTCAGATCCTGGTCGATGACGACCGGCACGCTCGCCCCGGCAAACGACTGCTGCGCCGGCCGCGGCCGGTCGGTCGGCAGCGCCAGACGGGCCGGCGCACCAGACAGGCTGTCGCGCCAATACTGCGCCTGGGCCTGCAGCCGCTCGCCGGACAGCCATTGCCGTTGCCAGGCGGCATAGTCCGGATACTGGATTGCCAGCGGCGGCAAAGGATCGGCGCGCCCGGCCGTAAACGCCCGGTAAAGCTGACTAAGCTCGCGCATCAGCACGCCCATCGACCAGCCGTCGGCGACGATATGGTGTTGCGTCAGCAGAAAGACGTGGTCGTCATCGGCCAGCCGGATCAGGCGGCCGCGGATCAGGGGCCCGCGCGCCAGATCGAACGGCGTGCGCGCCTCATCATGGNAGAGATCCGCAAGCANGGCATCCGCATCCGGCAGCCCNTGCAGATCNTGCTCNGTCACCGGCAGGCCGGCATCGGCCGGCAGCAGCTCGACCCGGGGCCGGCCCTCAGGGGCGACAAAGACACTGCGCAGCGCCTCGTGACGGGCAAACAGNNGNTCAAGGCTGCGCCGCCANGCGGCATGATCGAGCCTGCCNCGCAATCGCCAGCCCAGGGGAATGTTATAGTTCGTGCTGTCTTCGTCCAACTGTGACAAGAACCAGAGACGCTGCTGCGAATAGGACAGTGGCAGCGCACCATCACGTCCAACTGGCATGATGGCCGGTGCTGCCTGCGCACCAGAACCATTCAGCACCTCGCCAACACTTAGCGCCAAATCGGCCAGTGTCGGCTTGGCGAACAGAGTCGCCAGCGGCAGCTCCACTGCCAAGGCCTGTGTCAGCCGGGCAAGCAGGCGCACCGCCAGCANCGAGTGGCCGCCGAGCTCGAAGAAGTTGTCGTGGCGGCCGACCCGCTCGATGCCGAGAAGCTCTTCCCAGATTCCGGCCAGCAGCGTCTCGATCTCGCCGCGTGGTGCCTCGAAAGCCCGGCGCGCATAGGCCTCGTCGTCAGGTGCCGGCAGCGCCTTGCGGTCGAGCTTGCCGTTCGGTGTCAGCGGCAGTGCGTCCAGCCGCACGAAGGCCGACGGCACCATGTAGTCGGGCAGGAGGCCAACCAGATGGGCCCGCAACGCCGCGGCAAGCTCGCTATCGGCCTCGTCCGACCCATCCGGCGTCTTCGCAACCACATAGGCGACGAGCCGCTTGTCGCCGGTCGCATCCTGGCGCGCCACCACGGCCGCATCTCCGACAAGCGCATGCTCCAGCAGCCGGGCGGCGATCTCGCCCGGCTCGATGCGGAAGCCGCGGATCTTCACCTGCTCGTCGTTGCGGCCCAGAAACTCGAGATTGCCGTCCGGCAGATAGCGCGCCAGGTCGCCGGTCCGGTAGAGACGATCGCCTTCGACAAAGGCACTGGCGATGAACCGCTCGGCCGTCAGCTCCGGGCGGTTCAGGTAGCCGCGCGCTACCCCTGCCCCGCCGATATAGAGCTCGCCCACCGCCCCGAACGGAACAGGCGCACCATGAGCGTCCAGCAGGTAGATCCGCGTGTTCGCAATCGGACGGCCGATCGTCTCGACGACAGCCTGCCCTCTTGGCATGCAAATCCATGTCGAATAGGTCGTCGTCTCCGAGGGACCATAGAGATTGCAGATCGTCTGTGTAGACGTATTCTCAAAGAGCCTCTCGATCAGCGGGAGCTTCAAGGGTTCGCCCGCCAAATTAATAGCCTTTGCCGATTGCGGCACTGCCTGCTTGTCGAGGAGAGAGGCGATCGCCGACGGGACCGTGTTGATCAAGGAGACATCCACGGGCGTTTGAGCCAGCGTCAGGGCATTCTCGACGAGATAGAGCGTGCCCCCGCGAGAAAGTGGCACGAAGCATTCGTAGACAGACAGATCAAAATTGATCGAAGTCGAAAACAGCATCCGGCTGGTTTCCGATCCGGCAAAAACGCTGTCGTTCCAATGCAGCAGGTTGACGGTATTTGCATGCTCGACCATGACACCCTTGGGCGTTCCGGTGGAGCCCGAGGTGTAGATGACATAGGCGAGATGGCTGGAGGTCAGGCCGAGGGCATGCGGGTCGGGATCGTCAGCGGACTGGCCGGCCCAGGAAAGCTCGCCGTCCGAGAGATCGATCACCGTCAGGCTTGCGATCGCCTCGGCGCCGAGGGCTTCGCGGCCGGCGGCATCGCAAAGCATGAGCCGCGGGGCGGCATCGTCGAGCACCTGCCGTAGCCGCGCGCAGGGATAGGCCGGGTCAAGCGGCAGATAGGCGCCGCCCGCTTTCAGGATCGCCAGCAGCCCCACCACCATCGCCGGGCTGCGCTCCACGCAGATCGCAATGCGCTCGTCGGGCTTGACCCCAAGCCCGATCAGATGATGGGCGAGCCGGTTGGCCTCAGCGTTCAGCGCGCCATAGCTCAGCTCTTCATCCTCGAAGACCAGCGCCACCGCGTCCGGCGCCCGGCGCACCTGCGCCTCGAACAGCTCGTGGACGCACAGCTCCGACGGATAGTCCGCTTCCGTCCGGTTCAGCTCCTCCAGCAGATAGCGGCGCTCGTCGGCCGGCAGGATGTCGATGCGGCCGACCGGCTGCCCGGCATCGGCAACCATCGCCCGCAGCAGGGCGAGCAGATAGCCGCGCTGCCGCTCGATCGTCGCCCGGTCGAACAACGCCGTCGCATAACCCAGAATCCCGGCGATCACCTCGCCCTGATCCCCCAGGTTCAGTTCCAGATCGAACTTCACCTGATCGAGCCCATGGCCTGCGGCCTTCACGCTCAATCCGGGAAGATCGAAGGTCTCAGCGGCATCGTTCTGCCAGGCCAGTCCCACCTGGAACAGTGGCGTGTGATCGAGGGCGCGGGGCGGCTGGACGATCTCGACCACCTGCTCGAACGGCAGGTCCTGATGCTCCTGCGCGGCGAGCGCCGTGCGCCGCGTCCGCTCCAGCAGATCCGACACGCTCGGCTCACCCGACAGATCGATGCGAACCGCCAGGGTGTTGACGAAGAACCCGATCAGCTCTTCGACCTCGCGGCGGCCGCGATTGGCCGTCGGTACACCGATCACGATATCGGCCTGCCCGGACAGGCGCGCCAGCACCGCCGCCCAGGCCGCCAGCACCGTCATGAACAAGGTCGTGCCATGTTGATGGCTCAGCTGCTTCAGCCCGCGCGTCAGATCCTGGTCGATGACGACAGGCACGCTGGCTCCGGCAAACGACTGCTGCGCCGGCCGCGGCCGGTCGGCCGGAAGTGTCAGACGCGCAGGAGCGCCAGACAGACTGTCGCGCCAATACTGCGCCTGGGCCTGCAGCCGCTCCCCCGACAGCCATTGCCGTTGCCACACGGCATAATCCGGATACTGGATCGCCAGCGGCGGCAAAGGATCGTCGCGCCCGGCCGCAAACGCCCGGTAAAGCTGACTGAGTTCGCGCATCAGCACGCCCATCGACCAGCCGTCGGCGACGATGTGGTGTTGCGTCAGCAGAAAGACGTGGTCGTCATCGGCCAGCCGGATCAGCCGGCCGCGG
This genomic stretch from Sinorhizobium arboris LMG 14919 harbors:
- a CDS encoding non-ribosomal peptide synthetase, producing the protein YMVPSTFVRLDVLPLTPNGKLDRKALPLPADDAYARRAYEAPRGEIEMLLAGIWEELLGIERIGRHDNFFELGGHSLLAVRLLARLTQALAVELPLATLFAKPTLADLALSVGEVLNGSGAQAAPAIIPVGRAGALPLSYSQQRLWFLAQLDEDSTNYNIPLGWRLRGALDRVAWRRSLDRLFARHEALRSTFVAGEDDPQVEILSADTRLPVVEDDLRGEPDAEVLLSALCEEEARTPFDLARGPLIRGRLIRLADDDHVFLLTQHHIVADGWSMGVLMRELSQLYRAFAAGRDDPLPPLAIQYPDYAVWQRQWLSGERLQAQAQYWRDSLSGAPARLTLPADRPRPAQQSFAGASVPVVIDQDLTRGLKQLSHQHGTTLFMTVLAAWAAVLARLSGQADIVIGVPTANRGRREVEELIGFFVNTLAVRIDLSGEPSVSDLLERTRRTALAAQEHQDLPFEQVVEIVQPPRALDHTPLFQVGLAWQNDAAETFDLPGLSVKAAGHGLDQVKFDLELNLGDQGEVIAGILGYATALFDRATIERQRGYLLALLRAMVADAGQPVGRIDILPADERRYLLEELNRTEADYPSELCVHELFEAQVRRAPDAVALVFEDEELSYGALNAEANRLAHHLIGLGVKPDERIAICVERSPAMVVGLLAILKAGGAYLPLDPAYPCARLRQVLDDAAPRLMLCDAAGREALGAEAIASLTVIDLSDGELSWAGQSADDPDPHALGLTSSHLAYVIYTSGSTGTPKGVMVEHANTVNLLHWNDSVFAGSETSRMLFSTSINFDLSVYECFVPLSRGGTLYLVENALTLAQTPVDVSLINTVPSAIASLLDKQAVPQSAKAINLAGEPLKLPLIERLFENTSTQTICNLYGPSETTTYSTWICMPRGQAVVETIGRPIANTRIYLLDAHGAPVPFGAVGELYIGGAGVARGYLNRPELTAERFIASAFVEGDRLYRTGDLARYLPDGNLEFLGRNDEQVKIRGFRIEPGEIAARLLEHALVGDAAVVARQDATGDKRLVAYVVAKTPDGSDEADSELAAALRAHLVGLLPDYMVPSAFVRLDALPLTPNGKLDRKALPAPDDEAYARRAFEAPRGEIETLLAGIWEELLGIERVGRHDNFFELGGHSXLAVRLLARLTQALAVELPLATLFAKPTLADLALSVGEVLNGSGAQAAPAIMPVGRDGALPLSYSQQRLWFLSQLDEDSTNYNIPLGWRLRGRLDHAAWRRSLXXLFARHEALRSVFVAPEGRPRVELLPADAGLPVTEXDLXGLPDADAXLADLXHDEARTPFDLARGPLIRGRLIRLADDDHVFLLTQHHIVADGWSMGVLMRELSQLYRAFTAGRADPLPPLAIQYPDYAAWQRQWLSGERLQAQAQYWRDSLSGAPARLALPTDRPRPAQQSFAGASVPVVIDQDLTRGLKRLSRQHGTTLFMTILAAWAAVLSRLSGQDDLVIGVPSANRGRREVEELIGFFVNTLAVRIDLSGEPSVSDLLERTRRTALAAQEHQDLPFEQVVEIVQPPRALDHTPLFQVMLAWQNNSVGSLDLPGLRVEAAGEGLDQVKFDLELDLREDGEVIAGTFGYATALFDRATIERQRGYLLALLRAMVADAGQPVGRIDILPADERRYLLEELNRTEADYPSELCVHELFEAQVRRAPAAVALVHEDEELSYGELNAEANRLAHHLIALGVKPDQPVAICLERSPAMVVGLLAILKAGGAYLPLDPAYPCARLNQVLDDAAPRLLLCDAAGREALGAEAIASLSVVDLDTATPAWADQSADDPDPHSLGLNSRHLAYVIYTSGSTGTPKGVMVEHRSLVNHSIWHANHFQLAAHDVFLQRTSISFDAAGWELWTAFSIGAHSILPFLDGQLDIRTILGLLSRRRVTVLQVVPSLLSALLEATDVGKKGIENLRYVFCGGELITSELANKWLQLAGRGLVNLYGPTEATIDATSWIHPAGFKAAIVPIGRPISNTRAYLLDDHGQPVPFGAVGELYIGGAGVARGYLNRQALTAERFLADPFSGEADGRMYRTGDLARYLPDGNLEFLGRNDEQVKIRGFRIEPGEIAARLCEHALVADAAVVARADATGGKRLVAYVVAKTADGSDEADGAELAAALRAHLGGLLPEYMVPAAFVRLDALPLTPNGKLDRKALPVPDDDAYARRGYEAPQGAVETLLAAIWEELLGIERVGRHDNFFELGGHSLLVVQLLSQALHLGLKFSTADIFQAPVLKDVASKVDLEVQANKLGALCVRAKGLQPPLFFVPTGLGDCSYVAKLVMDMDVDCPVYALPWPFFDEGGAPALEKIAAEVILAIKEIQRQGPYRLAGYSSGAILAYAIAERLLSLHQTVSFMGFIDVTLPVNQSGAQSPQVAREAVQEALEAVDDETLQVDASMYERIVRFQRAVQSYQIPPLPIEIHQFYASEPVVSRCARAEKNAKGQEASSPMRGWEQIVGAERVHATPIPGGHMTMMSVPENRRVLARWLSTALNRSPTTPAIASKQAR